CGGCCGTGAGCGGCGACGTCCCCGGTGCCGGCAAGGCATTCGGCGTCGCGCAGGCCGATGGTCAGTCCGGAGGCGGTGAGTGGGTGGCAGGTGCCGACCGCGTCACCGACCAGGGCGTAGGGACCCCGGCCGTGGAAGGTGCGCAGCCGGACCCGGTTGGCCGCCCACCGCACCGGCTGCTGCTCCAAGGCCGTGCACAGCGGACCGGCCAGGGCGGCGGGCAGGAACCGGGTGTAGAGGCGATGTACGTAGGACGGCAGGTCCACGGAGCGCAGGGGGGACAGGGGGACGTCGATCGTCACCCGGATGGTGTCGTCGTCCAGCCGGTAGGCCAGTACGGGGCCGGGGCCGCCCGCGAAGACGTGGCCGTATCCCTCTGCGGGGAGGGCGAGGCCACGCAGCAGCACGCCGGCTGTGCGTGAGACGGTCGTGGCCGGGGCAGCGGAGTGGATCGTACGCCGCACCATGGAGGACTGCCCGTCGCCGCCGATGATGCGCCACACGCGTGCGTGCCGTTCGGGGCCGCTCCCGGGTGTAGGCGACCGTGGTGTGCCGGATGGAGGTGACGCGCGCGCCGAGAGTGAGGCTGATGCCGGGGTGGTCCGCTGCGACGGCCCGGAGTACGGCGACGAGTTCGCGGTGACGCATGGTGGCGGCTCGGTCGCCGCGTGGGCAGGCCAGCGTGATCGGGGCACTGCCGTCCTCCGGGTGCAGGACGAAACCCAGAGCCGGGACGGAGAGGGACGCGGGCATGCCGACACCGAGCCTGCGCAGCACCGCGACTCCGTCGGGGTGGATCCATTCCCCGGCCAGCCGGGTGGGCAGCCGGCGCGAGGCCTCAAGGAGCAGGACGCGGTGACCGGCACGGGCATGGGCGAGTGCGGCGGCGCAGCCTGCCGGGCCCGCGCCGATGACGGCGACGTCGCACGGCGCGTTCATCGGTATTCATCGTTTCCTGCGGCGGTATCGCACCGTGCACGGTCGACGGGGCAGGCGCATCACAGTGGTGCGGGCCTCGCGGACCTCGGGATCGGCGAGCTCGAAGTCGAACGCGCGCAGGAGGGCGCTCCAGATGACTTTGATCGTTTGCTGGGCGAGGGTCGCGCCCAGGCAGGGGTGCCGGCCTCCGCCGAAACCGATCAGGGCCTGGGGAGTGGTGCGGTGTTCCGCACGGTCCGGAAGGTACCGGTCGGGATCGAATGCCTCGGGACGGCGGAACACACTCGTCAGGCGGTGCGACAGCCCCGGTGAGGCACACACCACGTAGCCGCGCGGTACCCGGTAGCCGTGGATGTTCAGGTCCCGCGCGGCCGGGCGCGGGAGCACCACGATGGGCGGGTGCAGGCGTTCGGCCTCCAGGAGGCAGTGGCTCAGCCGCTCGAGTTTGTGGAGTGCCGAAAGGGTGGTCGGCGGGTAGTCCGCGAAGGCTGCTTCCTGCTCCGCGCGCAGCACGGGCAGCCACTGGGGGTGCTGGAGCACGAGGACTCCCGTCCAGGCGGCAAGGGCAGTGGTAGGAACCGCGGCGAACAGCCAGTTGACCATGAGGGCGGCGGCGGTGTCCTCGTCCAGGGAACTGCCGCCGGGCCCCGTCGCACGCATGAGTTCCTCGAAATGGCTGCGCTCGCTGCCCTCGGGGCAGTCGCGGGGGGCGATCTCCTTGATGGCATGGACGAGGGTCTCTCGTGCCCGGTCGGCCAGGCCATGGGGCAGGGGACCGCGGGGGCCGATCACAGCGAACGCGAAGAGAGCTGCCTCCAGTCGGCCCAGCAGCCTGGGAAGGGCCGGACCCATGGTCCGGCCGAACCGGGGACCGATCAGACAACAGGCGGCGATGCGTGCGCTCAAGTCCCGCATCACTGCCAGGAGATCGAACGTGCCGTGCCCGTCCCATGGGGCGACATAGCGCTCGACCTCGTCGAACATGACCGGGATGTGCCGGGTCAGGGCATCGCGTCGGAGCAGGGGCAGCAGCAGGGAGTGCTGCCATTTCATGAGCTCGGAGGGAGCTGTGAGGCCCACACCTGGGCCCAGCAGAGGGGCCAGAAGCGGGTCGTAGAAGAGGTGGCGGTCCACTTCCGTGTCGTCTTGCAGGCCCAGGATGAGGGCGTTCGCCTGTGGCCCGCAGAACGACGCCATCCGCCGGCCCGGCAGTGAGAAGGCCACGGCTTCGCCCCGGCTGCTGTGCACACGCGCCAGGAAGCCCACAGGGTCCCGGAAGAAGGGGATCCCGTGACCGATCAGCGGCAGACCGCCGTCGAGAGCGGGGAGTTCCCGACCGCCGGGCGGGAGCGGTTCGTGGTCACCGGTCATGGCCGGCCCCCGGGGCTCGGAGAAGAACTCGGAGAAGAGGGGGCGACGGACCGCAGGTAGCGGCCGATGGCCATGGCCGGGAAGTACACCGGGTAGAGGCGGTAGACGAGCATCATCGTGGTGAAGAAGACACCATTGACGTGGCCACCTGTCCAGGAGCCGTCCGCCTGCTGGTGGGTGCACAGCCAGCGGACGCCGTTCTCGACGGCGGGGTGCCGGGGGCCGAGCGTGTCGAGCCCGGCCAGGACCGCCCAGGCGGTCATCTCGGGCAGGCCCCCGTCGAGCGCGAGGTAACGGCGTTCGAGGCAACTTCGCCAGTCCTCCCCCCAACCGCCGTCCCCGAGCTGGGTCTCCTGCAGCCAGCGGGCCAGCGCGGTCATCGTCGGGTCGTCGGCCGGGACCCCCGCGGCGCGCAGCCCCCGGGCGGCGTGGAAGGCGGCGTAGGTGTAGTTGATGCCCCACGTTCCGCTGAAGGACCCGTCGTGGTTCTGGGACGCGCGGATGAAGGCGATGCCTCGTGTGATCGCCGTTTCGGCCCGGCCGCGCGCGGCCGGTTCCATCAGAGGCCGCATGCGGCACAGGGCGGTGAGGACGGAGCCGGTACATTCGACCGAGGACGCGTCGACCATGCACCCGGCGAACATCTCCGTCGGGTTGAGCGCCTCCATCCATTCGCCGGCACGCCGACGGTCGAGGGTGCCAAACCCGCCGTCGGGGTTCTGCCGGTCCAGCATGACTTTCAACGCGCCGCGCATGGCGTGCCGGTCGAGGTGGGCAGACGCCGGAATCCGGTGGGTGCCGAGACCGGTCGCATCCTGCGCCCGCAACAGGGCGCCCACGGCTTCAGCCGTGCAGTCGCTCACGGGCCAGCGGCTGTGACCGTCGGAAAACGCCCAGCCGTGGCGGACGGTGCGCAGGGGCGGTACCCGTCCGGTGTACGTGGTGATCTGCGCCTCGCGCAGGAAGGCGTGCGCCCGGTCGAGCGCCGGGCCCAGCCTGCCGTCCGGTTCGTGCTCCGGGCATGCCGCACCTCCCGACAGCAGTGCTTCCACGGCGAAGGAGGTGTCCCATACGAGGGACCGGTCCCCGCAGACGCGCAGACCGCGATCGTCCTCCCAACACCAGTAGCGCAGGCGGGCGACGGCGTCCTCCAGCAAGGGGTGCTGCCGGTCCCGTGCGAACAGCACCAGGCACTCGACCAGGGCATTCACCGAAGACAGGCCGTGGTGCGGCGAAGCGTGCTGCTCATCGACGACGGAGCGGTGACAGCGCTCCAGCCCGGCGCGGCGCAGGCGGGGACTGTGCACCCGCTCCCATCCGTGCAGGCACCGCTGCAGCAGGCGCAGTGCGCGACCGCCGACCACGTACACGTCCGTGCTTCGGGCGGGTGGGGCACCGGCTCCTGTGCCCGGGGCGGCGAACAACTCCCGCCGGAGGTCACGGGCGACAGCGCCCAGGTCCGCACGGAACTTCGCGCCGTACAGGTAGGCCATGGCCTGGTAGAGCATCCGGGTCCAGCCCAGCAGCCGTTCGGGGTGCAAGGGTGCCCACTTGGGGAGGAGCATCATCTCAGGGGGAAGCGGTACCACCTGCCGGTAGGGCACCAGGCCCAGCAGCGCGAGCCAGAAGAATCCCCATTGCGGAACGGCGTGGACGCCGCCCGGCTGTGCGTGGATCCACTGCCTGGCACCGGCAGCGAGGGGGTCATGGGGTTCGGTACCGAGCAGGCGCAGGGCCACGTAGGCCAGCGTCGTGCCGTACGCCGACGGCGGGGCCTGCGGGTGCATCCCCCAACCCCCCTCAGCCGTACGGGTCGTCCGGTAGCACTGGAGGATCGCCTGCCGTTCCGGCTCGTCCGGGGGACGTTCCAGGATGTGCATGACGATGACGTACTGGGAGAGGATCATGGTGCTCCATTCCATCTCTCCCTCCCACGCCCCGCTTTCGTGCTGGAGGCCGAGCAGGCGCCCGCAGGCGGCCCGGTACGCGCGGTGCGCGCCGGGCACGGGAATGAAGGCCGCGGAGTCACTGGTGGCGGTGTCAGGCGTCGCCATGGGGAGAATTCTTCCTTCGACACCTGATCGATAAGCCGCATGAGCAAAAAAATCCGGAACTCCCCATGATGGAGAAAGACTTATCACTCATACAAAATTACTCATCATATCTGTAATCCAATGGTATCCGGGGCCATCCGGGAAGGCGCCCGGGAGGGGCGCGGACGTATTCGCACGCCGCCTCCGAGAATCCATGCGACCCCTTGCGCGAGACTTTCCCCCGACTCACTGGGAAGCCTTCCATGAAACCCCGGCTCTGAAAGTGGTAAGGGGAGGGCCTTGATTCTTGTGACAGGCGCAAGCGGGCATCTCGGTGCGAACCTTGCGCGACGCCTGCTTTTCGACGGTCATGAAGTCCGGGCATTGGTGTGGCCCTCCGTATCAGCCGGCGAGGCGCTGGCCGGCCTCCCGATCCGCCGAGCGGTCGGCGACGTGCGGGACCCGGAGGCGGTCGCGGCCGCCGTCGCAGGCTGTGAGGGCGTGTACCACTGCGCGGCGCGCATTTCGACGACGGCGCGCGGACATCGCGAAATCCATGCGGTCAATGTGCTGGGCACGCGCAATGTGCTGGAAGCGGCGCGGCAGCACGGCGTGCGCCGGGTCGTGGTGACCGGGTCGTTCAGCGCCACGGGCCCGACCCCGGGGCGGGCCAGCACCGAGCGCGACCTGCACTACCCCTTTGGAGCCCACACCCCGTACACGCGCAGCAAGGTGCTGGTGGAACACGAATGCTGCAAGGCCGCGGCCCAGGGCCTCGAGGTGGTGGTCGCGGTATCGACGGCGATCATCGGCCCGCACGACTATGTCCCGTCCCGGATGGGGCGCGTGCTGCTCGACTTCGCGCACGGCAGGCTGTTCGCCTACATGCCCGGCGGCTTCGAGTTCGTCTCCGTCCAGGACCTCGTAGAAGGCCACCTGCTGGCCATGGAACGCGGCCTGTCGGGTCATAAGTACCTGCTGTCCACCGAATTCCGCACGGTCGAGCAGATGATGGACCTCTACGCACGGGCCACCGGGCGCCCCAAGCCGCGCCTACGGATTCCCCCACCGGCCATGGGGGCGCTGGCCCGGCTTGCCGAGGGACCGCGGTCGGTGCTGACGCCGCACCGGGAAGCGCGCTTCACCCCCGCGGCCGTTCGCTTCCTGCGCTCCGAGCGGCGGGCGGACTGTTCCCTCAGCCGGGAGGCTCTGGGCTACCGACCGACAGACATCTCCACTGCCGTCGAGCAGGCCTACCGCTGCTTCGTGGACCGCGGGCTGGTGGAGCGGCGCCGGGCAGCGATGCGCACGCCCCGCCCCACCGTGCGGCGCGGGCGGGACGTGGGGGTGGGGCCACGATGACGACCGGAACCTTCGCGGCGGGCAGCCGGGACACCGTCCCCGCGCCCCGCCTGCCGGCCCGCCACCTGCCGTGGCTGGGCCCCCTGCCTGCGTTCTACCGCGACCCGGTCGCCATGCTGCGCGCCGCACGGGAACAGGTCGGCAACGCCTTCGCCTTCCCCTTGCTGGGCCAGGACATCGTCTTCGTCTGCGGACCCGAGGCGCATGCCGAGGTGTTTGAAGCGGACGAGGCGGTCCTCAGCCCGCGGGAGGCCTATCGCTTCATGGCGCCGGTCTTCGGGCGCGGCATCGGTTACGACGCCGCCACCCCGGAGGAGATGGATGCGCAGATCGCGCCCATCCGGCCCGCACTCGGCTCCCGGAACCTCGACACGTACGCCCGCGTCATGGAGGCGGAGGTACGGGCCCAGGTGGCGCGCTGGCCGGCGGAGGGCGAGATCGACCTGCTCGCCGAGCTGAACCGGACGACCGTGGCCATCGCCACGCGTTGTCTCATCGGAGAGGAGTTCCACGGCCGCATGGGCCCGGAGCTGCCCCGCCTCTACCACGAACTGGAAAGCGGCATCCGGCTCGCGGGCATGCTCAGTCCCAAGGTACCGATCCCCGCGTTCCGGCGCCGCGACCGGGCCCGCGCGGCCATCGCCGAGGCCATCGGCGAGGCCATCGCGGAACGCCGCGGACGGCCTCCGGGGGACGGGCCCGTCGGCCTCCCCGATTTCCCTTCCGGCGCCGCCCCCGGGCAGGACATGCTCGCCGTGCTGCTCGCGGCCCGCACCCCGGACGGTCACCCGCTGCCCGACCGCATCGTGACCGGCATCCTGATCGCAATGATCTTCGCCGGCCAGCACACGAGCGCGGTGCTCGCCACCTGGACCGGCGTGCTGCTCATGCGCCACCCCGAGTACGTCCCACGGCTGCGCTCCGAGCAGCAGGAGCTGTGGACACCCGGCAGCCCGCTCGGCACCCGGGTCCTGCACCGCATGGAACTCCTGGACAACTGCGTGCGCGAGGCCGAGCGGCTGCACCCGCCGCTGATCCTGCTGATGCGCAAGGCGCTGCGCGACACCACGATCCGCGGCCACCACGTGCCGGCCGGGGCGCTTGTCATGGTCTCCCCCGCGGTGGCGCACCGCATGCCCGAGGTGTTCCGCGACCCCGATCGCTTCGACCCCTCCCGCTACGGGGCCGGGCGCGCCGAGCACCGCCGCCCCTACGGCCTCATCGGCTTCGGCGGGGGCAAGCACCGCTGCATCGGACTCGCCTTCGCCTATCTCCAGGTCAAGGCGGTGTGGAGCGTCTTGCTGCGCGAGGTGGACCTGTGGCCCGTCACGTCCTACGCGCCGGACTACTCGACCTTCGTCCCCGCCCCGACCGCCCCCTGCACCGTCCGTTACCGCAAGCGTTCCATGGAGACGTCGTGACCGGCGACGCCCGGCGCGCCCGGACGGCACGTCCGGGACCGCCCGGGCCCCCGGCATTCACCGAGGCCCAGAGCAAGCGGGCCAGGGTACGGGCAGCCGGCATGGATCCCGACTACTGGTACGCCGTCGCCCATGAAAGCGAACTGCCCCGCGGCAAGACCCTGGCCACCCGTTTCTGGGGCCATCCCATCGTGGTCTACCGCGGTGCGGACGGCACCCTGCACGCTCTGGAGGACCGCTGCGCGCACCGGCAACTGAAACTCTCCGGCGGTGAGGTCAACGGCTGCCATCTGACCTGCACCTACCACGGCTGGTCCTACGACGGCGACGGCAACGTCGTGCACTACGCCCACGACCTGTTCGGCCGCGCCCGGCCCGAGGCCAAGGTGGCCGGCTATCCGGTGACCTCCCGGCACGGCCTGATCTGGATCTTCCCGGGTGAGCCGGCGCTGGCCCCTGTGCGGACCATCCCGGCCATCCCGGAATTGTCGGGGCGCAGGCCGTGGGCCCGGCTGGACGCCTCGTTCACCTGGCAGGCCCATCACTCGATGATCATCGACAATGTCAGCGACTTCACCCATAGCTATCTGCACCGCCGCTTCCGCCCCTTCTGGGACGCCAAGCTCACCCGCCACGAGCTGATCGGAGACCGGGTGGAACTGTCGTACGCGACCCACGTGGGCGGGGGCCGCCTCACCTCCCGCTTCGTGGACCGGCGCCAGGTGGACACCACCTCCATCGAGCTTGCCTTCGACTACCCCTACCAGCGCTCCGACACCGGCGGGTCGATCAAACACTGGTGCTTCGTGCTGCCGATGGACCGGCGCACCAGCCGGGTGTTCTTCATCTTCTACTTCGACGCGGTGAGGATCCCCGGCACCCGGTGGACGGTGCCCCGCAGACTGCTGCCGCTGTTCATGCGCGTGGCCGGAGCGCTCGTCGTCAAACCCTTGCTGGGCGAGGACGGCGAGGCCGTCGAGTCGGAACAGCTCGGCTACGAGACCCACTACGCCGCCCCCATTCTCGAACTCAACCCCGCGGTGGGCCTCTTCCAGGACCTCACCATCCGCAAATGGGAGGAATTCCTCGACCGCGACCGAGCCCGGCCCCGCCCCTCCGGCATCGCCACCGCCGACGGGCGCGTCGTCCCCTCGCGCCACGATTCACGCCACGATCGCTGACGCCCGTCCCTCCACCGCACCGTCGAACCGTGCCACCCTCATCACAGGAGAGCACAGCCATGAGCCAGACGTCCGTCCCCCGCTCCGCCCAGTGGCTGGCCGACCACCGCTGGCTGTACGTGGTCCCGGTCCTGCTGCCCCTGTCCAAGGCGTACGCACTGGCCGAAGCGCTGTCCTCCAGGCTGCTCCGTCGCCGGGCAGGTGTGTTACGGCGCCACCGGCGGCAGGTGGCCCGCATGCAGGTCCGTGTGCGTGAGCGCGAGCGGCAGGGCGACGCAGGGCTGCTGTGCACCGCACGTCCGCAGTGGCGGTCGATGTCGCACTCCCGCAACGAGTCCTACAAGCGTGGGGCTTTTTTGGTGCCGGCGCAGCTGGACGGCATTCTCCAGGTGGATGCGGAGCGCGGAACCGTGACGGTCGGTCCGGCGGTCACCATGGGGCGTCTGACGGCCGCGCTGCCGCGTGGCTGGACCCTGCCGGTGGTACCGGAGATGGAGGACCTCACCGTCGGCGGCCTCATCATGGGCTACGGCATCGAGACGTCCTCCCACCGCTACGGTCTGTTCGCGGACAACGTGGAATCCTGCGAGGTCCTCCTGGCCAACGGTGAGGTGGTGGCGGCGGACCGCACCCGCCACGCGGACCTCTTCCACGCCCTGCCCTGGAGCCGCGGCACCCTGGGGCTGCTGACCTCCGTGCGGCTGCGGATGGTCCCTGCCTCCCCGTGGGTCCGCCTCTCCTACCACCGGCTCGGCAGCGCGGCCGCGCTCACCGAGTGCATCGCGTCCCGTTCCGCCGGCCCCAACCCACCCGACTTCGTGGAGGGCTTCCACTTCTCCCCGACGGAATGCGTCGTGGTCACCGGAACATTCGCCGACCGTCCGCGCGCCGGCGACGGCGTGGTCAACCGGATGGGGCGGTGGTACAAGCCCTGGTACTACGAGCACGCCCGGGCGCGGTGCCGACTGCGGCGCAACGTCGAGTACGTGCCGTTGCGGGACTTCTACTTCCGGCACAGTCGCAGCATTTACTGGGCGGCCGAGATGCTCGTCCCGACCGGCAACCATCCGCTGTTCCGGTACGCCCTGGGCTGGCTGATGCCGCCCAAGGTCGCGTTCCTCAAGCGCACCGAGACGCCGGGGATCCGTCAGCTGTACCTGCAGAAAACGGCGACGCAGGAGGCCCTCGTCCCTGTGCGGACACTGCCGGAGGCGATCGAGAAGTGCCGCGAGGCATTCCACGTGGACCGCATGTGGCTGTGCCCGGTCACGCTGCGCCGCTCGGATCCGGAGGGCCTGGTGAGTCCGAGTACCGCGGACGGGCTCTACGTCGATATCGCCGTCGTCTTCGAGACGCCGGAACCGGTCCGGCTCGGCCTGCCGTGGGACGCCCGGCAGGCCACCCGGGAATTCGAGGCCTGGCTGCGGGACAACGGCGGGTTCCAGGTCCCCTATGTGGCATCGCACATGACACGCGATGAGTTCTGGTCCATGTTCGACGGCCGAACCTATCTCGCCGCGCGCAAGAAGTACGGGGCGGAAGGCTCCTTCCTCGACATCCACGACAAGGCCGGCTGCAACTGACCCATCAGAAGGGCCACGACCATGCGACTGCTCGCGGACTCGCCGCCCACACCGGTGCGACGGCCCGCACTGGGACCGGGCGACCGCCTGGTTCTGGGCTTCCTCGCCTTCAGCCTCACGGTGGCGCTCTCCCTGGAGCTCTACTTCGTCCTCCACTTCCAGGACATGCACGAGCGGCACGATCTGTTCGCACGCGGATTCCAGCTCTACGGAGCGGGAGACCGCACATACTCGGGGCAGGGCGACATCTATCTCCCCTTCGCTCTGGAGACCATCAACGTATTCCTCGTCCAGATACTCAACTGCGCACTCGGTTATGCCATCGTGCGCCCGCGCGCCTGGCGCCACCCCCTCCAGCTCGCCATCGGCTCGTACCTCTCCGGCTCGGTCGTCATCTACTTCTGGCACGCCCACGCGGCGGGATATCCCGACATGCCGGAGCACAGGTTCTGGAACTACGTCCTCTTCTACACCCCGAACCTCCCCTGGCTCGTGGGCAACCTCTGGATGTCCGCCGCCTCGTTCGGGGCCCTTGTCCGCGCCGTGAAGAAAAATTGATGGGGGATTTCCGGATGACCGAATCCACCGAGGTGGCGCTCGACCGCTACCGGCAACTGGCCGCGGGAGGCGACTGCGCACGCAGCGGCCACTACCGCGACCTCGTGACGTCCTACTACGACCTGGTCACCGATCTGTACCTGGAAGGCTGGGGAGCGTCCCACCACTTCGCCCCCCTCAAGCCCGGCGACTCGCACGTCGAGGCCCTGGCCGCGCGCCAGAAGTTCCTCGCCGACCGTGCGGGTCTGCGCCCCGGAATGAAGGTCCTGGACGTGGGCAGCGGGGTGGGCGGTCCGGCACTCAACATCGCCGGTATCTCCGGCGCCCACGTGACGGGCCTGGACCTCACCCCGGTGCGCGTGGAGCACGCCCGCCGACGGGCCCGCGACCTCGGCCTGCAGGAGCGGACCACGTTCGTCGACGGTGACGCAATGCACATGCCCTTCGCCGACGCCTCGTTCGACGTCGTCTACGCCTTCGAGGCCATCTGCCACGCGGCCGACAAGGACCGCACCCACGCCGAGATCGCCCGGGTCCTCACCCCGGGCGGACTCTCGATCGGTTACGAGTGGCTGGCCGACGACGGACTGACCACCGAGGAAATCCACCGCCTCATCGAGCCGGTCTGCCGCTACTACGCCCTGCCGCACCTCACCACGCCGGGCGGGCTCGCCGGACAACTGCGGCGAGCGGGCTTCACCGACGTCGTCGTGGGCGACGCCGAAGCGACGGGAGACCTCACCTCCACCTGGGACTACCTGGACACGCTGGCCGATCTCGGTGAACAGCTCGACGACTCCCCAGTCCGGCAGTTCATGGTCCAAGGGGCCCGCGCACTGACACGGGCCGCCCGGGAAGGAGCCTTCCTCATCGAGTTCTGGGAGGCTCGCAGGCCAGGAACGCCGGGCGCGTAGGCCAAGGGGGGTGCCCAGTGCGCGAACGGATCGCGATCGTGGGGGCCGGTGCGGCCGGGCTGGGAGCCGCGTGGGCGCTCAGCCGACACCCCGACCGCTTCGACTTCGAGGTGTACGAGACCGCCGCCACCGTCGGCGGCAATGCCCGGACCGCGGACTTCCCACAGCGGGACGGCGGCACGGTGCCGGCGGACATCGCCGTCACCGCCTTCATCCCCTCCGTCTACCACAACCATGTCGAGCTGATGAGCCTGCTCGGCATCGAAGCCGTCGGCACCCGCTTCAGCTACGCCGTGCACTACGGCGACGACGTCTACGCCCACGACCTGGACACACCGTTGCGGCGCAGGCTGGCCGGCGACATCGCCGCCTTCCGGCGCCTGCTGCGCACCGTCGGAAGGTGCAACGCCCTCAACAAGCGCCCGTCATGGAGCACAACGGTGCTCAACCCCTTCAACTATGTCACCATGCGCCGGGCCCTCGACCTGTGGGGCATCTCGCAGGAGTTCCGCTACAAAGTCCTCAAGCCGCTGTTCGTGAACTTCGTCCTGACCTCGGGCGTCTTCGCCATGCCGGCTTCGGTGTTCGTCCGCTACATGGACTTCTTCGACATCGAGCACAGTACGCCGATGATCACGTGGCAGGGCGGGACCCGCGCCGTCCACGCCCGGCTCATCGAAGGGTTCGCCGATCGCATCCACGTGGGGCGCCCCGTCACCGGGCTGTTCCGCGGGCCGGACGGGGTCCGGGTGCGGGACGCGGACGGCGTGACCGAACGATTCGACCAGGCGATCCTGGCCTGTAACGCCAACCACGCGCTGGCCTTGCTCCAGCCGCCCGGCGCCATGGAGCGCAGGGTGCTCGGGGCCGTGCGCTACGAGTCCGACCTGCACCGGGACGCGGTGGTACACACCGACGCCTCGCTCCTGCCGGACGACCATCTGCATGTCTCCGGCACGCGCAGCACCTTCGTGCGCCACTTCGGCGACCGGCCCGACAACTACGAGATCACGTACATCATGCACAACCAGCAGCCCTGGGGTGACGGTGCCGTGTCGCCCTGCCTGGTGACCTATAACGCCCGCCGCCAGCCGGACCCGGCGAAGGTCATCAGCCGCCACCGGTTCCAGCACGTCGTACACGACCTGCGGCACACCCTCGTGCTGCACGCGCTGGTGCCCCTGCTGCAGGGTCGTCGCAGAACCTGGTACTGCGGGGCCCACACCACTTTCAACAGTCAGGAGCACGCCTTCCTGTCCGGTCTGGCCGTAGCCCGCCAACTGGGGGCGGACTACCCGTTCACGGCGAACAAGGAGGCCACCCGGTGGTTCAACTTCTATGGCCGCATGTGTCTGGGCATGCGCTTTCGCACCGCCCGTTGACGCGCATGCCGGACAACCGGATCCGGCGCCCTTCACCCGGCCACGCATCGGAGGAGACGAATGGCGGACCATGCGTCGACGAGCCCGGCGCCTCCCGGCGCCGGAACACCGGGCTGGACCGGTGCCCAGCGGGGCCGCCTGGCCCGGACGCTGCGGTGCACGGTGTTCCCGCTGGGCCTGCTGCTCGTCACGCCGCCGATCGTGATGCTCCTGTGGACGCTCGTCACCGCCTTCGACGGAGCGATCCGGCCACTCGTCGATCCGGCCCGGTGGCCCGCCTTGATCTCCGCACTTCCGCACCCGAGCCTCTGGGCGGCGCTCAGCATCACGGGCTTCGTCGCGTTCGAGGCGGCGCTGCTGCGTCTGCTGCCGGGGCCTCAGCGGTACGGGCCGATCACCCCGGCCGGCGTCCGTCCCGT
The window above is part of the Streptomyces syringium genome. Proteins encoded here:
- a CDS encoding FAD-binding oxidoreductase — translated: MSQTSVPRSAQWLADHRWLYVVPVLLPLSKAYALAEALSSRLLRRRAGVLRRHRRQVARMQVRVRERERQGDAGLLCTARPQWRSMSHSRNESYKRGAFLVPAQLDGILQVDAERGTVTVGPAVTMGRLTAALPRGWTLPVVPEMEDLTVGGLIMGYGIETSSHRYGLFADNVESCEVLLANGEVVAADRTRHADLFHALPWSRGTLGLLTSVRLRMVPASPWVRLSYHRLGSAAALTECIASRSAGPNPPDFVEGFHFSPTECVVVTGTFADRPRAGDGVVNRMGRWYKPWYYEHARARCRLRRNVEYVPLRDFYFRHSRSIYWAAEMLVPTGNHPLFRYALGWLMPPKVAFLKRTETPGIRQLYLQKTATQEALVPVRTLPEAIEKCREAFHVDRMWLCPVTLRRSDPEGLVSPSTADGLYVDIAVVFETPEPVRLGLPWDARQATREFEAWLRDNGGFQVPYVASHMTRDEFWSMFDGRTYLAARKKYGAEGSFLDIHDKAGCN
- a CDS encoding EXPERA domain-containing protein, with product MRLLADSPPTPVRRPALGPGDRLVLGFLAFSLTVALSLELYFVLHFQDMHERHDLFARGFQLYGAGDRTYSGQGDIYLPFALETINVFLVQILNCALGYAIVRPRAWRHPLQLAIGSYLSGSVVIYFWHAHAAGYPDMPEHRFWNYVLFYTPNLPWLVGNLWMSAASFGALVRAVKKN
- a CDS encoding class I SAM-dependent methyltransferase; the encoded protein is MTESTEVALDRYRQLAAGGDCARSGHYRDLVTSYYDLVTDLYLEGWGASHHFAPLKPGDSHVEALAARQKFLADRAGLRPGMKVLDVGSGVGGPALNIAGISGAHVTGLDLTPVRVEHARRRARDLGLQERTTFVDGDAMHMPFADASFDVVYAFEAICHAADKDRTHAEIARVLTPGGLSIGYEWLADDGLTTEEIHRLIEPVCRYYALPHLTTPGGLAGQLRRAGFTDVVVGDAEATGDLTSTWDYLDTLADLGEQLDDSPVRQFMVQGARALTRAAREGAFLIEFWEARRPGTPGA
- a CDS encoding FAD-dependent oxidoreductase, with the translated sequence MRERIAIVGAGAAGLGAAWALSRHPDRFDFEVYETAATVGGNARTADFPQRDGGTVPADIAVTAFIPSVYHNHVELMSLLGIEAVGTRFSYAVHYGDDVYAHDLDTPLRRRLAGDIAAFRRLLRTVGRCNALNKRPSWSTTVLNPFNYVTMRRALDLWGISQEFRYKVLKPLFVNFVLTSGVFAMPASVFVRYMDFFDIEHSTPMITWQGGTRAVHARLIEGFADRIHVGRPVTGLFRGPDGVRVRDADGVTERFDQAILACNANHALALLQPPGAMERRVLGAVRYESDLHRDAVVHTDASLLPDDHLHVSGTRSTFVRHFGDRPDNYEITYIMHNQQPWGDGAVSPCLVTYNARRQPDPAKVISRHRFQHVVHDLRHTLVLHALVPLLQGRRRTWYCGAHTTFNSQEHAFLSGLAVARQLGADYPFTANKEATRWFNFYGRMCLGMRFRTAR